CGCCCGAGGCCCGCGCCCGCCGCGACCTGGCCTTTCGGTACCCCGAACTGCGCGGGGTGAGCGACGCCGAACTCGCCGCCGAACCGATCGAACGGACGCCGAACGCGTACCGGGCGGCGCTCGACCGACTCGCGGCACGCGACGACTGGGCCGAACTGGTCGCGCCGTCGCGTCGGGAGGTGTTACTGGCGGGTCGGGAGTGTCGGGGGGTCGCACACAAGATACTGGCCAGCGATCCGCCGACGCCGACGTTCGTCTCGCCGGGGCGCCCGCCGGAGCGGGGCGTGTGGCGACCACAGCGGGTGCGGGCGGTGGCGATGGCGAAGGCACTGGCGTGGGAGCTGGAGCGGGAGGTTCCGGCGGCGCTGGTGGAGTATCCGGCCCACGGCGTCGTTCGTCGGGTGCGGCTGACGACGCGCAACCGGGCGGCGTACCGGGAGACGGTGCGAACGATCCGGGAAGTGGACGGCCCGCCGCCGCGGGTCGACGACGAGGCCAAATGTGCGGCCTGCGACTACCGCGAGGAGTGTGGGGTGCGGACGCGGTCGCTCCGGTCGTTACTGGGCCTGTAGCCACGCCTCGATCTCGTCGGCCATCGCGCCGCGGCGGTGGACGACGCCCTCGCCGGGATCGACGACGGTGCTTTCCGTTCCGGGCGTCTCGCCGCCGTCGACGACGACGGCGACGCCCTCCCGAATCCGGTCGTCGAGGTCGGCGACGCGGGTGACGCTCGGCGCCCCGGAGCGGTTGGCGCTGGTGGCGGTCAGCGGCGGCGCCCGTTCGAGCAGGGCGAGCGCCGTCTCGTGGTCGGGGACGCGGACGCCCACGCGCTCCCGGCCGGCGGTGAGGACGTCGGGGAGCGAGGGGCGGCGCTCGACGACGACGGTCACGGGGCCGGGGAGGAAGCGGCGCATGAACCGCTCTTCGCGCTCCGTCGGTCGGGTGTAGTCGAGGGCGGCGTCGACGGAGGAGACGCCGAGCGAGAGCGGGTTCTCCCGCGGCCGGCCCTTCAGGTCGAAGACGCGTTCGACCGCGTCGGGGTCGGTGGCGTCGGCGCCGAGACCGTACACCGTCTCGGTCGGGTAGACGACGGCTTCACCCCGACGGACGGCGGCCGCAGCGTCGGTGATGCTCATGCGAGACAGTCGGGCGAGGGGTGAGAAAAGCGTGGCGTCGTCAGTCGACGAGCGCCCGAATCTCGCGTTCGAGGTCGTCGTACGGGGGGAAGTCGGGCCACTCCTCGGCGACCCACGCGTACTGGACGGTGCGATCCTCGTCGAGCAGGAAGGTGGCCGGGCGGGGTTCGGAGACCCCGGCCATCCCGTCGAGGTCGTGGGCGATGCCGTACGCCTCGGCGACGCCGTTGGCGGGGTCGGCAAAGAGATCGTAGTTCATCCCGCGTTCGGCGACGAGTCGCTTGTGGGCGTACGGCGTCGAGATGGAGACGCCGACGACGGTGAGCAGGTCGTCGAACGCGCGGTCACGGAGTTCGTTCCAGATGTACGTCGCGGGGAAGGCGCCGTCCATGGGGTAGAAGACGAGACAGACGGGACCCTCGTCGGTCAACTCGGAGAGGGAGGTGTCCTCCCAGAACTCGTCGTTGACGAGCGGGCGGGTGAAGTCGGGGGCGCGGTCGCCCTCGGCGACGTGGTCGGTTTCGGGCAGAGGGACGACGTCGAACTCGACCATCAGTCGGCACCCCCGTCGACGAGCCCGGAGCCGTACGTGGATTCGAGATACTCGACGACGTTCGCCGACTCGGACATGGTGACGCCGGTGCGTTCGTCGACGATGGCGGGGACGGGGCGGGAGCCGGCGACCCGCTTGACGACGTTCCGTTCGGAGTGCATGGGCTCGACAAACCGAGAGGTGTAGTCGAGGTCGAGGTCCTGAAGCACCCGGACGACACGCTCGCAGTACGGACAGGCCTGCAGTCGATACAGGGTGATCGGCGGATCGCTCGCTGGCATGTGACTCCGTACGGAAGCCCCCGGCCTAAGCCCTTCGTTCGGGTGATGCGGGGCTCGTGAGGGCAACGCTTAATTCAAGGCCGTGATAAGGGCCAGTACTTACATGGGTTTGTCGTCGACAGCGAGCGCCGCCGGAGCCGGAAGCGTGGCGCAACTCACCGAATTCGTGCCACTGACGGACACGACCGTCACCATCGCCGGCTCGCTAGCGATCCTGGTATTGATCGCGCTGTCGGCGTTTTTCTCCTCCTCCGAGATCGCGATGTTCTCGCTGGCCCGCCACCGGGTCGAGTCGCTCGTCGAGGAGGGCGTCCCCGGAGCCGCGGTAGTCCAGGAACTGAAATCCGACCCACACCGGCTCCTGATCACGATCCTCGTCGGCAACAACATCGTCAACATCGCGATGTCCTCCATCGCGACCGGACTCTTCGCCATCTACCTCTCGCAGGGGCAGGCCGTCCTCGCGGCGACGTTCGGGATCACGACGCTCGTGCTCCTGTTCGGGGAGAGCGCACCCAAGTCCTACGCGGTCGAGAACACGGAGTCGTGGGCGCTCCGGATCGCGAGCCCGCTCAAGTATTCGGAGCTGGCCTTGCTCCCGCTGGTCGTCGTCTTCGATCACCTGACCCGCATCGTCAACCGGGTGACTGGCGGGCGCTCGGCCATCGAGACGACGTACGTCACCCGGGACGAGATCCAGAACATGATCCAGACCGGGGAGCGCGAGGGCGTGATCGAGGAGGAGGAACGCGAGATGTTCCAGCGCATCTTCCGGTTCAACCGCACCATCGCCAAGGAGGTGATGACCCCCCGACTCGACATGACGGCCGTGCCGAAAGACGCCACGCTCGACGAGGCCATCGAGACCTGCGTCCAGAGCGATCACGAGCGTATCCCCGTCTACGAGGGGAACCTCGACAACATCATCGGCATCGTCACCCTTCGCGACCTCATCCGTGAGAAGGATTACGGCGCGGGGGCGACCGACCTGACGGACGTCGTCCAGCCGACCCTCCACGTCCCCGAGTCGAAGAACGTCGACGAACTGCTGGAGGAGATCCAGGACAACCGGATGCGCATGGTGATCGTCATCGACGAGTTCGGCACGACGGAGGGGCTGATCACGCTGGAGGACATGGTCGAGGAAATCGTCGGCGACATCCTCGAGGGCGACGAGGAGGAGCCGTTCGAGTTCGTCGAGGACGACGTGGTGATCGTCCGCGGCGAGGTCAACATCGACGAGGTGAACGAGACGCTCGATCTCGACTTGCCGGAAGGCGAGGAGTTCGAGACGCTCGCGGGCTTCATCTTCAACCGCGCTGGCCGCCTCGTCGAGGAGGGCGAGCAGATCGAGTACGACAGCATCACCATCCGGATCGAGCAGGTGGACAACACCCGTATTATGAAGGCACGGCTCACGATCCACGACGACGACGATACGGAGGCCGAGGAACCGGTCGACGAACCGGAGCCCGAGGAGTGAGCGGGGTTACGCGACCACGACGTCGATAGCCGTGAAGATGCCGTAGCTGAGCGCGAGTGCGAGGACCAACGAACCGATCCAGGCGAGAACCGTGTAGAGCATCTTCCGGCGGCTGACCCCGCCACCGCCGGCGGCGTAGCCGGAGCCGATGATCGCCGAGACGACGATTTCGTTGAACGAGACGGGGATGCCGAAGGCGACGGCCGCCTGCGCGATGGCGAAGGAGGGGATGAGCGCCGCGATGGAGCGACGGGGGCCGAGCGAGGAGTAGTCCTGTGCGAGCGCCTTGATCATGCGCGGGGCGCCGGTCCAGGAGCCGAGCAGGAGTCCGATCCCGCCGCCGGCGAGCACCGCGGGGAGCGGAACCGCGAAGTCGTCGAGCAGCGGCACGAGCGGGCCGATGGCGAGGCCGACCTGGCTCCCGCCGGCCGAGAAGGCGACGAGGCCGCCGAGCGAGAGGAGAAAGCGCCGCTGTGTGGCCTCCGGATCGGTCACGAGACCGCGGTAGAGGACGGCGACGACGAGGAGCGCACAGACGGCCGCGACGACGCTCGCCCCGACCGGGAGGTCGGCGCCGAGGGCGGCCGCGATGGACGCCGACTCGCCGGCCGGCCCGAGGAGGCTGAACTCGATGGTGGCGACGAGGGCGCCCACGAGGCCGCCGAGAACCGAGATGGCGTAGCGTTCGGGGACGCGCGGCGACCGGAGGAGCCGGGCGGTGGTGTACGCGATGCCGCCGCCCACGAAGGGGGTGAGGACCCACAGCGTCGCGATCTGTCGGTACTTCGCCCACGCGGGGTCGCCGCCGAGGGCGAGACCGACGCCGACGACGGCGCCGGTGACGGTGAAGGCCGTGGCGATGGGGTAGCCGGTGAAGACGCCGACGGCGACGAGCCCCGCGGCGGTGAGCAGGCCGACGATGGCCGCGGTGGCGGTGAGCGAGACGCCCCCGATGAGCTGGGTGCCGACCGCCTCGGTGACGTTCGCTCCCTGTAACACCGCGCCGGCGAAGCCGAGCAAGCCGACGACGAAGCCGGCCCGCATCACGGAGATGGCGTTCGCGCCGACGGCGGCGGCGAAAGGCGTCGATCCCGAGGAGCCGGCGCCGATGGCCCAGGCCATGAAGAGGCTGGCGAGGGCGGCGACGACGAACGTCAGCAGTGTGCCGGTGGCGACCATCAGACTGTATCCGACTGTGCGAGGGGGGTACTAAGGGGTGTCGGGCGCGGGCGACGGGGCGGGGCAGCGATCAGCGATACCCCTCGTCGTACCCCTCGCGGAGCGAGAGGAGCGTTCGGCGGACGAGCAGGTAGCCGAAGAAGACGAGCAAGAGCATCAGCGCCACCAACCCGAGGAAGATGGGGTCCTCGAGGAGGCCGGAGAGCTGGAGAACGGACGCCTGCATGGTCGGGACGTGGCCCGGCGCGCACAAAGCCGTTTCGGGGTCCGGACGACGGCGTGTGAGGAAAGCTACAACGGCGTTTTGAGTCTACGTCGTTTATAATATCCTCACCGCTGTAGGTGAGAGTGCGTGGTCCCCCGACCTCGCTTCGGCCCTCCACTTCTCGTTAGACCGGCGGCACGCGGAACCGGCGAATCACCTCGCCGTCCGGGGTGCGAACGACGCCGACGAGACCCGTCTCCGCGTCGACGGGAGCGTCGACCCCGTCGGGCGCGTCGTCGCTCCCCGCCGGCCACAGTTCGGCGTGGCCGGGACGATTCCCCCGTGGATCGGCGTGACTCCCCGGATTGAGGAGCGCCGGCCCCGCCTCGGGCGTGTCGACCGTCGGCCGGTGGGTGTGCCCGGAGACGACGAGGGCGGCCCCACGTTGCCGGCCGAACAGGGAGAGGGCCGTCGCGCCGCCGCGTTCGGTGTGGGTGACGGCGACCCGGACGCCGGCGTACGTCGTCGTCGCGGCCGAGAGGAGACGGTCCCGCACCGCGGCGGTGTCGGCGTTGCCGTGGACCGCGACGAGTCGCGCGGCGTGGTCCCGGAACTCGTCGAGGACAGCGGTCGTGGTGAAGTCGCCGGCGTGGATCACGAGGTCCGCGGCGTCGACGGCCTCGCGGGTGCGGCCGGTCAGGCGGGCGTCGTCGGTGCCGTGCGTGTCGGAGCAGACGACGAGCATGGGGGGAGGTGTCGGCCCATCCGCAACTCCGTTTCGGTCGGAAGGTTGAATCGGCGCCCGGTCGACGGAGCGACCATGGCTGGTAGCAAGTCGGTGGTTCTGGCCGCCCTCGTCGCGAACGGCGCCATCGCCGTCCTGAAGTTCCTCGCCTTTCTCCTCACCGGGAGCCCCTCGATGCTCTCGGAGACGTACCACTCCATCTCCGATACGGGCAACCAGGTGTTTCTCCTGATCGGCATCCGCTACAGCGGGAAGGCGCCGAGCCGTGCGCACCCCTTCGGCTACGGCAAGGCGCAGTTCTTCTACAGCTTTCTCGTCTCCGTCCTCCTGTTCGGCATCGCGGGGTGGGAGAGCCTGAAACACGGCGTCGAGGCCATCCGCTCCGGCCACGCCGCCAGCCCGGGGACCGTCACCCTCGCGGGCGTCACCTTCGACACCGTCTACGTGAGCGTCGCCGTCCTGCTCGGCGCCATCGCGTTCGAGACGTACGCGTTCGTGAAGGCGAACGCCGAACTCCGGCGACAGATGGAGGCGTACGGCTGGGCGAACCTCGTCGAGGCGTTCAGGTCGACCAGCGACGTGACGACGCTCACCGCCTTCACGGAGGACGCCATCGCCCTCGGCGGGGCGGCGCTCGCCCTCGTCGGCATCGTCCTCACACGCGTGACGGGGAACCACATCTACGACGCCGTCGCCGCGGCGCTCATCGGCCTCCTCCTGATGGGCTTCGCGCTCGCGTTGGCGTGGGAGAACAAGCGGCTCCTGCTCGGCGAGAGCGCACCGAAGGAGCTGGAAGCCGACTTCCAGTCGATCATGCGCGACCACCCGGGCGTGACCCACGTCGACCGCTTCCGGACGATGTTCGTCGGACCGAAGGGTATCCTCGTCGCCGCCGACGTGAGCTTCGACCCGGAGCTCGTGACCGACGACATCGACGCCGACATCAGCCGGATCGAGGAGAAACTGCGTGCGCGCGACGACCGGGTGCGGTTCGTCTACGTCGAACCGGAGCTCTAGATCGTTTCGATCCGATCCAGCGCCGTCTCGACGGCCGCGCGGTCCACGTCGCGGTGGGTACAGAACCGGACGTGCGCGTCGTCGATGGCGCCACAGCCCACCCCGCGGTCGGCGCAAGCGTCGACGAACGCCGAGGCGTCGAACGGGGCGGCAGAGACGTCGACGACGACGATGTTCGTCTCCGGCGTCGGGACCGACAGGTCGTCGAGGGCGTCCAGCCCCGCGGCGAGGCGGGCGGCGTTCGCGTGGTCCTCGGCCAGCCGGTCCCGGTTCTCCAGCGCGAGGAGGCCGGGGGCGGCGATAATGCCCACCTGCCGCATCCCGCCGCCGTGGAGTTTGCGCAGCCGACGCGCCTCGTCGATGAAGGCCTCGCTCCCGGCGAGGATGGAGCCGACGGGGGCGCCGAGACCCTTCGAGAGACAGAAGAGGACGGAGTCGACGGGCGCGACCATCTCCGCGGGGTCGACGTCGAGGGCGACGCAGGCGTTGAACAGACGGGCGCCGTCGAGGTGGACGGGCACGTCGTGGGCGCCCGCGGCGTCGGCGACGGCGCGAATCCGGTCGACCGGAACCGCGAGGCCGCCGCGGGCGTTGTGCGTGTTCTCCAGACAGACGAGACCGGTGCCGGGGCGGTGGAGGTCCGCGTCGTGACAGACAGCGTGGATCTGCTCGGGGGTGAAAATCCCGTTTTCGGCGTCGAGGGTGCGGGTCTGGAGGCCGGCGTTGCGGGCGAGACCGCCGAGTTCCCAGCGGACGACGTGGGCGTCGGCGTCGGCGACGACTTCGCTGCCGGGGTCGGCGTGAACCTGGGCTGCGATCTGGTTGCCCATCGTCCCCGTCGGGACGAAGAGGGCGTCCTCGCAGCCGACGAGGGCGGCCGCACGACGTTCGAGGTCGTTCACCGTGGGGTCGTCGCCGTACACGTCGTCGCCCACGTCGGCGTCGCGTGCGGCGTCGCGCATCGCGTCGGAGGGGCGGGTGACCGTGTCGGATCGCAGGTCGATATCGAACATACTGGCCTTCGGACCGGCCACGAGAAAAAGAGGTAGGTCGTGTCGTCGTTGCGTTCGAACGTCATCGCACACCCGACCACAGGACTGTGCGGACAGTTTCGAACCCGACGCTACGGGAGCCCCGCGATCAACTCGCGGTACTCGTCCTCGGGGAACGCCCGCAGCGTCTCCGTGCGGATCGCACCCCCGCCGGAGATGGTGATTCCGGCCTGCGTCGCCGTCTCCGCGTCCGGCATCTCCATGATCGCGACGGCGTCGTACTGCCCCATCGTGAGGAAGAAGTGGGTCAGTTCCCCACCCATCGACTCGACCACCCCCCGCGCGTCGTCGAGTCGGTCCGGGCTCTCGTCCATGTGCTGTACGCCCTCGCCCGTGTAGCTCACGAGGCTGATGTACGTCTCCATGTTGGATCGGTCGTCCGGGTGAACGACCGCCCGTTATTTGTCAGCCAAGTATAAGAAATCATCCCCACACTCCGAAAGGCTTTGCCCGCCGCGCCGGAAGACCGTGGCATGGACCCGCGCATTCGCACGCACGCGGAGATCATCGTCGATCACTCGACGCGCATCGAGTCGGGCGACAACGTGGTCATCAGCATGCCGGCGGCCGCCGAGGACCTCGCCGTCGCGCTCCACGAGGTGCTGGGCGACCGGGGCGCCAATCCGGTCTACGTGAACAACTCCGAGCGCGCGGCGCGGGCGTACCTCCGTGCGAGCGACGAGGAGGACTTCGAGACGCCGAGCCACCAACTCGCGATGTTCGAGGAGGCGGACGCGTTCGTCATCGCCCGCGGCGGCGAGAACGTCTCGGAACAGAGCGACGTGACGCCCGAGACCAACGCCGCCTACCGGCGGGCGATGCGGCCCGTCCTCGACGAGCGGCTGGGCAAGCGCTGGTGTCTCACGCAGTTCCCCTCCTCCGGCCACGCCCAGCTCGCGGGGATGAGCAGCGAGGCCTACGAGAACTTCGTCTGGGACGCGGTGACGCTGGACTGGGACGAACAGCGCGACCACCAGGCCCAGATGGTGGAGATTCTGGACGGCGCCGACGAGGTGCGGATCGAGAGCGGCGACGAGACGGACGTGACGATGTCCGTCGCGGGCAACCCGACGATCAACGACTACGGCGAGCACAACCTCCCCGGCGGCGAGGTGTTCACGGCGCCGGTCACGGAGTCGGTCGAGGGGTACGTCCACTTCGACATGCCCCTGTACCGCAAGGGCAAGGAGATCGAGGACGCCCGCCTCCGGTTCGAGAACGGGAAGGTGGTCGGCCACAGCGCCGAGCGCAACGAGGACGTGCTGACCGGCATCCTGGAGACGGACGAGGGCGCGCGCTACCTCGGCGAACTCGGCATCGGGATGAACCGCTCCATCGACCAGTTCACGTACAACATGCTGTTCGACGAGAAGATGGGCGACACCGTCCACATGGCCGTGGGCAACGCCTACGCCGACACCGTGGGCGAAGAAAACGAGCGCAACGAGAGCGCCGAACACGTCGACATGATCGTCGACATGTCCGAGGACTCGGTGATCGAAGTGGACGGCGAAGTCGTCCAGCGGAACGGGACGTTCGTGTTCGAGGACGGGTTCGAGTAACGGGGTTTTTGGTCCAGCTTTTTGCCGCGAGCGATCGGTGGGAGCGAGCGGGAAAAAGGTGGGAGCGAGGGGTTCGAGTAACGGGGTTTTTGGTCCAGCTTTTTGCCGCGAGCGATCGGTGGGAGCGAGCGGGAAAAAGGTGGGAGCGAGGGGTTCGAGTAACGGGGTTTTTGGTCCAGCTACAGCGCGCCACGCACGAGCACCACCGCGCCGACGCCGAGGAGGAGCGCGACCAGCACGTTGCCGGTCCGGCGGACGGCGACGACCACGACACCCGCCGCGACCCACGTCGGCGGGCCGGCGGTGGCGACGGCGGGTGCGAGAATCGAGACGACGACGGCACCCGGCAGGGCGTCGAGCGCCGTCTCCGCGTCGTCGGGCAGGTCGACGTGACCCAGCGCCCAGAGGCCGCCGGCCTTGGTCAGGTAGGTGACGGCGGCCATCGCGAGGACGACGCCGACGGTCCGTGGCGCGAGGGCGAACGGATCAGTCACGGCGGACCACCACCGCCAACACCCCGGCAAGCGCGCCACAGAGGACGTACCAGCGGCCGGGGAGAAGCGCCTCGGTCGCCACGGCGACGACGG
This window of the Haloplanus rubicundus genome carries:
- a CDS encoding CRISPR-associated protein Cas4; translated protein: MLTFGSLARAAYCPRQHYYAERDGDDEPPPEARARRDLAFRYPELRGVSDAELAAEPIERTPNAYRAALDRLAARDDWAELVAPSRREVLLAGRECRGVAHKILASDPPTPTFVSPGRPPERGVWRPQRVRAVAMAKALAWELEREVPAALVEYPAHGVVRRVRLTTRNRAAYRETVRTIREVDGPPPRVDDEAKCAACDYREECGVRTRSLRSLLGL
- a CDS encoding L-threonylcarbamoyladenylate synthase, encoding MSITDAAAAVRRGEAVVYPTETVYGLGADATDPDAVERVFDLKGRPRENPLSLGVSSVDAALDYTRPTEREERFMRRFLPGPVTVVVERRPSLPDVLTAGRERVGVRVPDHETALALLERAPPLTATSANRSGAPSVTRVADLDDRIREGVAVVVDGGETPGTESTVVDPGEGVVHRRGAMADEIEAWLQAQ
- a CDS encoding redoxin domain-containing protein, with amino-acid sequence MVEFDVVPLPETDHVAEGDRAPDFTRPLVNDEFWEDTSLSELTDEGPVCLVFYPMDGAFPATYIWNELRDRAFDDLLTVVGVSISTPYAHKRLVAERGMNYDLFADPANGVAEAYGIAHDLDGMAGVSEPRPATFLLDEDRTVQYAWVAEEWPDFPPYDDLEREIRALVD
- a CDS encoding glutathione S-transferase N-terminal domain-containing protein, producing MPASDPPITLYRLQACPYCERVVRVLQDLDLDYTSRFVEPMHSERNVVKRVAGSRPVPAIVDERTGVTMSESANVVEYLESTYGSGLVDGGAD
- a CDS encoding hemolysin family protein, coding for MGLSSTASAAGAGSVAQLTEFVPLTDTTVTIAGSLAILVLIALSAFFSSSEIAMFSLARHRVESLVEEGVPGAAVVQELKSDPHRLLITILVGNNIVNIAMSSIATGLFAIYLSQGQAVLAATFGITTLVLLFGESAPKSYAVENTESWALRIASPLKYSELALLPLVVVFDHLTRIVNRVTGGRSAIETTYVTRDEIQNMIQTGEREGVIEEEEREMFQRIFRFNRTIAKEVMTPRLDMTAVPKDATLDEAIETCVQSDHERIPVYEGNLDNIIGIVTLRDLIREKDYGAGATDLTDVVQPTLHVPESKNVDELLEEIQDNRMRMVIVIDEFGTTEGLITLEDMVEEIVGDILEGDEEEPFEFVEDDVVIVRGEVNIDEVNETLDLDLPEGEEFETLAGFIFNRAGRLVEEGEQIEYDSITIRIEQVDNTRIMKARLTIHDDDDTEAEEPVDEPEPEE
- a CDS encoding inorganic phosphate transporter; protein product: MVATGTLLTFVVAALASLFMAWAIGAGSSGSTPFAAAVGANAISVMRAGFVVGLLGFAGAVLQGANVTEAVGTQLIGGVSLTATAAIVGLLTAAGLVAVGVFTGYPIATAFTVTGAVVGVGLALGGDPAWAKYRQIATLWVLTPFVGGGIAYTTARLLRSPRVPERYAISVLGGLVGALVATIEFSLLGPAGESASIAAALGADLPVGASVVAAVCALLVVAVLYRGLVTDPEATQRRFLLSLGGLVAFSAGGSQVGLAIGPLVPLLDDFAVPLPAVLAGGGIGLLLGSWTGAPRMIKALAQDYSSLGPRRSIAALIPSFAIAQAAVAFGIPVSFNEIVVSAIIGSGYAAGGGGVSRRKMLYTVLAWIGSLVLALALSYGIFTAIDVVVA
- a CDS encoding DUF7859 family protein — protein: MQASVLQLSGLLEDPIFLGLVALMLLLVFFGYLLVRRTLLSLREGYDEGYR
- a CDS encoding metallophosphoesterase, with protein sequence MLVVCSDTHGTDDARLTGRTREAVDAADLVIHAGDFTTTAVLDEFRDHAARLVAVHGNADTAAVRDRLLSAATTTYAGVRVAVTHTERGGATALSLFGRQRGAALVVSGHTHRPTVDTPEAGPALLNPGSHADPRGNRPGHAELWPAGSDDAPDGVDAPVDAETGLVGVVRTPDGEVIRRFRVPPV
- a CDS encoding cation diffusion facilitator family transporter, producing MAGSKSVVLAALVANGAIAVLKFLAFLLTGSPSMLSETYHSISDTGNQVFLLIGIRYSGKAPSRAHPFGYGKAQFFYSFLVSVLLFGIAGWESLKHGVEAIRSGHAASPGTVTLAGVTFDTVYVSVAVLLGAIAFETYAFVKANAELRRQMEAYGWANLVEAFRSTSDVTTLTAFTEDAIALGGAALALVGIVLTRVTGNHIYDAVAAALIGLLLMGFALALAWENKRLLLGESAPKELEADFQSIMRDHPGVTHVDRFRTMFVGPKGILVAADVSFDPELVTDDIDADISRIEEKLRARDDRVRFVYVEPEL
- a CDS encoding threonine aldolase family protein, which gives rise to MFDIDLRSDTVTRPSDAMRDAARDADVGDDVYGDDPTVNDLERRAAALVGCEDALFVPTGTMGNQIAAQVHADPGSEVVADADAHVVRWELGGLARNAGLQTRTLDAENGIFTPEQIHAVCHDADLHRPGTGLVCLENTHNARGGLAVPVDRIRAVADAAGAHDVPVHLDGARLFNACVALDVDPAEMVAPVDSVLFCLSKGLGAPVGSILAGSEAFIDEARRLRKLHGGGMRQVGIIAAPGLLALENRDRLAEDHANAARLAAGLDALDDLSVPTPETNIVVVDVSAAPFDASAFVDACADRGVGCGAIDDAHVRFCTHRDVDRAAVETALDRIETI
- a CDS encoding GYD domain-containing protein — its product is METYISLVSYTGEGVQHMDESPDRLDDARGVVESMGGELTHFFLTMGQYDAVAIMEMPDAETATQAGITISGGGAIRTETLRAFPEDEYRELIAGLP
- a CDS encoding aminopeptidase — translated: MDPRIRTHAEIIVDHSTRIESGDNVVISMPAAAEDLAVALHEVLGDRGANPVYVNNSERAARAYLRASDEEDFETPSHQLAMFEEADAFVIARGGENVSEQSDVTPETNAAYRRAMRPVLDERLGKRWCLTQFPSSGHAQLAGMSSEAYENFVWDAVTLDWDEQRDHQAQMVEILDGADEVRIESGDETDVTMSVAGNPTINDYGEHNLPGGEVFTAPVTESVEGYVHFDMPLYRKGKEIEDARLRFENGKVVGHSAERNEDVLTGILETDEGARYLGELGIGMNRSIDQFTYNMLFDEKMGDTVHMAVGNAYADTVGEENERNESAEHVDMIVDMSEDSVIEVDGEVVQRNGTFVFEDGFE
- a CDS encoding AzlD family protein, with the translated sequence MTDPFALAPRTVGVVLAMAAVTYLTKAGGLWALGHVDLPDDAETALDALPGAVVVSILAPAVATAGPPTWVAAGVVVVAVRRTGNVLVALLLGVGAVVLVRGAL